ACGGGCGCACATGTTGCACCCGCCACGGACATGACGCCTCGGCTGGCACCTGAGGCTACCGACAGCCGGCTACCGGCGCACCCCGTGCGCGAACGCCCCCTCCGCGGCCATGGCGATGCGCTATACGGCTCATCGCCTAAGCAGGCGCCACTGCAGACGCCTTCGTCTCCAAGAGGCCGTGATGCTCCACAGGCGTCGTCCGCAGCAAAGGGCTACGACCCTGCGTCTACCCGTCAAggggaggagctggaggaggagagtgTCGTGTTTGCAGACGCGCAGCACTGCGGCACGCGTTTCACGGATGCCAGCGCgaacgccgcgctgctgagctgtGTTGACCTCGGCTTCGTGGATGCGGAGCGTGTCGTAGATAAGGAGATGGACCTGGCGAGCCGAAGCAATCTCGAGGCGAGCGGCAGGGATGATGCCTGTGTTGTGGCAAACGTgctggcaccgccgccaaagGTCGATGCCGCCGGAGGAAATGTGATGGAGGCCGACCACGGCGCCGCGGACGACGATCACGGCTTCGAATCTCGCTCAGAGCAGCCGCTGGCCTCGTGCTGTGTGGACACGCGTCGTTACCCGGACAGCTGGCGACATacacggccgcggcgctaTGCCTTTGAACGACCGCTGCACTCCTACCAGATTGCCGGCCAGATGTACTGCCTGGTGGTCATCATATTGTTTTGGTCTAGCGTGTTTGCAGCCTACGTACTGCTCTACACCCAGGACAAGCAGGACTGCCTGGCTGAGCTCGTGGCGTTCGCGACGCTCTTTGGAGCGGGcgtcgtgtgcgtgtacatCTTCTTTTTCTGGCTCTCTTTCAAGGACTGCACGGACCGCAGCAACTCGGGTGAGCTGTGCATGttctgccgccgtcgcacgcATGTGGACTCCAAGCACTGCAAGGCGTGCAACAAGTGCGTGGAGGGATTCGACCACCACTGCAAGTGGCTGAACGTGTGCGTCGGGAGGGAGAACTACATCGCGTTTTTCTGCTTCGTGAGCGGAAGCGTGTTCACCAGCTTCACGGCTCTTGGCAGCGTCATCTGCTTGCttgcgcggtggtggcatgTTCTCGCGGAGCGCCACAGCGCCTACTTTCGCGCGGGCCCGGTTGTGCTGTGCTTCGTGCTCCTCGTCGGCATCGTTCCCATTCTGCACTTGTTCGGATTTCACATCTACTTACATTTTATACTGAGGACAACAACGTATCAGCACATTGTAGGCAAGCGCGAGGAGACCTTCCAGATCCCGGCCGAGGGGGCAGCCTCAACGAAGACaagctgttgctgctgctagAGTGTCGTGGACGACAGCCGCCACGACTCTTCTCGGGGCTGCCGGTGGCTCAGGGGGCGACTGGTCTGCCTCTCGTCGCGTGCTCATGTATGCAAAACCCAAAAAAAGTGCTCAAAacgcgtgtctgtgcggcgcgttacgtctctccctcttccctctttctctaTGTGTTGCAACAGTCTCTTCGCTTCCTATTTTTATCTTTatttgtatgtgtgtgtgtgtgtgtgtatgtgtgtgtgtgcttgctgcggcggcggtgttgttTTCTCTGGCTGTTGGCTCATGTGTATAGCGCCTTGTCTTTTCTGGGACTTGTGATGCACGTTCATGGCATGTTTGGTGTGAGGCCCATGTACAGACGATATGTGTGGGTATCCgtgtcgacgctgctgaaCGGCCCTttcgcccccctctcccctctttctcctccgcTTCTGATTAGTGCGACGGTGATTGCCGTGTTGCCGTTGCCGTTCGATGTTGTTTGTTGTCGTTGGTGGTGAATGTCCTGCGCGATTCGGCTGCTCGCATCCGCCAGGTGGCTGCTCTGCCTTTTTCGTCGCTCTTGCCCATTTTGGTTTCCGTCCGTGTTCTTCTGCCTCTccactgtcgctgctgatgcgctcCCCTTTCTCCTTCCTCGTCTTTGTAAAGCTCAAtgctttctcttcgtctGTGTCggggtgcgcgcacgtgtgtgtaaTATCCATGATGCGTGTCGAGTGATCTACCGCCgtactcctcctccccctcgcttGCAGTCGTTTGCGTGTGAGGTATTTGCTGTTCTCATCAGTAGCCGTAGCTCGTGCCGCACCGTGTCGCATTCCTCCTCGTGCTTGGTCATCTTCCCCGCGACTCCTTCCCTCAGGCGCCACTGGCGGCGTCTTTCGTACCTCCGCTTGACTTcacttctttttttttttcgtgtggttgtgtgtgctttcCTCATTGTCCCTTTCTCGCGCCCGAGCGCCCAGGCAAGCATGTTTGCATTACGCACGTGCTGCGACAGCGGTATGCGGCCGACCGTGCCTCCTGCACTGCCCGTTTTatggtctctctctctctctcacacacacacacacacatcctcTGCCGCAATCTTCGTTCTCCTCTGTGTTGGCTTGCAATATATGCACCCTGATGGCGAGGGGACAAGGCCACGCAGGGCGTGGTGTCTCAgggtgcagtgcagcagccCCACCTATCCCTGCCAGGGCGAACACGCTTCTGCGAT
The genomic region above belongs to Leishmania major strain Friedlin complete genome, chromosome 11 and contains:
- a CDS encoding putative zinc finger domain protein, whose amino-acid sequence is MDLASRSNLEASGRDDACVVANVLAPPPKVDAAGGNVMEADHGAADDDHGFESRSEQPLASCCVDTRRYPDSWRHTRPRRYAFERPLHSYQIAGQMYCLVVIILFWSSVFAAYVLLYTQDKQDCLAELVAFATLFGAGVVCVYIFFFWLSFKDCTDRSNSGELCMFCRRRTHVDSKHCKACNKCVEGFDHHCKWLNVCVGRENYIAFFCFVSGSVFTSFTALGSVICLLARWWHVLAERHSAYFRAGPVVLCFVLLVGIVPILHLFGFHIYLHFILRTTTYQHIVGKREETFQIPAEGAASTKTSCCCC